The following are encoded in a window of Streptomyces sp. SAT1 genomic DNA:
- a CDS encoding VIT1/CCC1 transporter family protein: MAILDTEATLHEAHRDNHTHRDVNGGWLRPAVFGAMDGLVSNLALMTGVAGGAVSHHTIVLTGFAGLAAGAFSMAAGEYTSVASQRELVQAELDVERRELRKHPQDEEDELAGLYMARGVQPELAREVARQLSQDPEQALEIHAREELGIDPGDLPSPLVAAVSSFGSFALGALLPLLPYLLGADALWPAVLLALAGLFGCGAVVAKVTARSWWYSGLRQLALGGAAAGVTYALGIAFGTAVG; the protein is encoded by the coding sequence ATGGCCATCCTCGACACCGAAGCGACCCTGCACGAGGCGCACCGCGACAACCACACGCACCGCGATGTGAACGGCGGCTGGCTGCGCCCGGCGGTGTTCGGGGCGATGGACGGCCTGGTCTCCAACCTGGCCCTGATGACCGGTGTCGCGGGTGGCGCGGTGAGCCACCACACCATCGTCCTCACCGGGTTCGCCGGTCTGGCCGCCGGTGCCTTCTCCATGGCGGCCGGCGAGTACACCTCCGTCGCCTCCCAGCGGGAGCTGGTCCAGGCCGAGCTGGACGTCGAGCGGCGTGAGCTGCGCAAGCACCCGCAGGACGAGGAGGACGAGCTGGCCGGCCTCTACATGGCGCGGGGCGTCCAGCCCGAGCTGGCGCGCGAGGTGGCCCGCCAGCTCTCCCAGGACCCGGAGCAGGCCCTGGAGATCCACGCCCGCGAGGAGCTGGGCATCGACCCGGGCGACCTGCCCTCGCCGCTGGTCGCCGCGGTCTCCTCGTTCGGCTCGTTCGCGCTGGGCGCGCTGCTGCCGCTGCTGCCCTATCTGCTCGGTGCCGACGCGCTGTGGCCCGCCGTGCTGCTCGCCCTGGCCGGGCTCTTCGGGTGCGGCGCGGTGGTGGCCAAGGTGACCGCGCGGAGCTGGTGGTACAGCGGTTTGCGGCAGCTTGCCCTGGGTGGTGCCGCCGCCGGTGTGACGTACGCCCTGGGCATCGCGTTCGGAACGGCCGTAGGATGA
- the gltB gene encoding glutamate synthase large subunit, producing MYDPRNEHDACGVGFVATLTGEASHALVEQALTVLRNLEHRGATGSEPDSGDGAGILSQVPDAFLREVAGFELPAAGAYAVGIAFLPEDGIAEAVSQIETIAADEGLTVLGWREVPVAPALLGATARSTMPVFRQLFVGDGTSEGIALDRRAFVLRKRAEREAGVYFPSLSSRTLVYKGMLTTGQLEPFFPDLSDRRFASAVALVHSRFSTNTFPSWPLAHPYRFVAHNGEINTVKGNRNWMRARESRLHSELFGGQDKAIDRIFPVCTPDASDSASFDEVLELLHLGGRSLPHAVLMMIPEAWENHASMDPARRAFYEYHSTMMEPWDGPACVTFTDGTQVGAVLDRNGLRPGRYWVTDDGLVVLGSEVGVLDIDPARVVRKGRLQPGRMFLVDTAEHRIIEDDEIKASLAAENPYAEWLEAGEIELGDLPEREHIVHTHASVTRRQQTFGYTEEELRVILAPMAKAAAEPIGSMGTDSPIAALSERPRLLFDYFTQLFAQVTNPPLDAIREELVTSLRSSLGPQGNLLEPTAASCRSVVLPFPVIDNDELAKLIHINADGDMPGFKAATLSGLYRVSGGGQALAARIDEICAEADAAIDNGARLIVLSDRHSDAEHAPIPSLLLTAAVHHHLIRTKQRTHVGLLVEAGDVREVHHVALLIGYGAAAVNPYLAMESVEDLVRAGTFLPGMESEQAIRNLIYALGKGVLKVMSKMGISTVASYRGAQVFEAVGLDEGFVEKYFNGTTTKIGGVGIDVIAREVAARHAKAYPASGIAPAHRALDIGGEYQWRREGEPHLFDPETVFRLQHSTRSGRYDIFKKYTDRVNEQSERLMTLRGLFGFTSGRAPIPVEEVEPVSEIVKRFSTGAMSYGSISQEAHETLAIAMNQLGGKSNTGEGGEDAERLYDPARRSSIKQVASGRFGVTSEYLVNSDDIQIKMAQGAKPGEGGQLPGHKVYPWVAKTRHSTPGVGLISPPPHHDIYSIEDLAQLIHDLKNANPAARIHVKLVSEVGVGTVAAGVSKAHADVVLISGHDGGTGASPLTSLKHAGGPWELGLAETQQTLLLNGLRDRIVVQTDGQLKTGRDVVIAALLGAEEFGFATAPLVVSGCVMMRVCHLDTCPVGIATQNPVLRDRFAGKAEYVVNFFKFIAEEVRELLAELGFRSIEEAVGHAEILDVTRAVDHWKAQGLDLAPLFHVPELPEGAARHRVTAQDHGLEKALDNELIRLAADALAAGSAADAQPVRAQVAIRNINRTVGTMLGHEVTKKFGGAGLPDDTVDITFTGSAGQSFGAFLPRGITLRLEGDANDYVGKGLSGGRIVVRPDRAADHLAEYSVIAGNTLAYGATGGEMFLRGRTGERFCVRNSGALVVSEGVGDHGCEYMTGGHAVVLGETGRNFAAGMSGGVAYVIDLDRDHVNAGNLDAVEAPDETDLRWLHDAVRRHAEETGSTVAAKLLADWPAAAARFSKIIPRTYKAVLAAKDAAERDGLSETEITEKMMEAAING from the coding sequence ATGTACGACCCCCGCAACGAGCACGACGCCTGCGGCGTCGGCTTCGTGGCCACCCTCACCGGCGAGGCGAGCCATGCGCTGGTCGAGCAGGCGCTCACCGTGCTGCGTAACCTGGAGCACCGCGGCGCCACCGGTTCCGAGCCCGACTCGGGCGACGGCGCCGGCATCCTCTCCCAGGTGCCCGACGCGTTCCTGCGCGAAGTGGCCGGATTCGAACTGCCCGCCGCCGGCGCCTACGCCGTGGGCATCGCCTTCCTGCCCGAGGACGGCATCGCCGAGGCCGTCTCACAGATCGAGACGATCGCCGCCGACGAGGGCCTGACCGTCCTCGGCTGGCGCGAGGTCCCCGTCGCCCCCGCGCTCCTCGGCGCCACCGCCCGCTCCACCATGCCCGTCTTCCGCCAGCTCTTCGTCGGCGACGGCACCAGCGAGGGCATCGCCCTGGACCGCAGGGCGTTCGTGCTGCGCAAGCGCGCCGAGCGCGAGGCGGGCGTCTACTTCCCCTCACTGTCCTCCCGCACCCTCGTCTACAAGGGGATGCTCACCACCGGCCAGCTGGAGCCGTTCTTCCCGGACCTGTCCGACCGCCGCTTCGCCTCGGCCGTCGCCCTCGTCCACTCCCGCTTCTCCACCAACACCTTCCCGAGCTGGCCGCTCGCCCACCCCTACCGGTTTGTCGCCCACAACGGCGAGATCAACACCGTCAAGGGCAACCGCAACTGGATGCGCGCCCGCGAGTCCCGGCTGCACTCCGAGCTGTTCGGCGGCCAGGACAAGGCGATCGACCGGATCTTCCCGGTCTGCACGCCCGACGCCTCCGACTCCGCCTCCTTCGACGAGGTGCTGGAACTGCTGCACCTGGGCGGCCGCTCCCTGCCGCACGCGGTGCTGATGATGATCCCCGAGGCCTGGGAGAACCACGCCTCCATGGACCCGGCCCGCCGCGCCTTCTACGAGTACCACTCCACGATGATGGAGCCCTGGGACGGCCCGGCCTGCGTCACCTTCACCGACGGCACCCAGGTCGGCGCCGTGCTCGACCGCAACGGCCTGCGCCCCGGCCGCTACTGGGTCACCGACGACGGCCTCGTCGTCCTCGGCTCCGAGGTCGGCGTCCTCGACATCGACCCGGCCCGCGTCGTGCGCAAGGGCCGCCTCCAGCCCGGCCGCATGTTCCTCGTGGACACCGCCGAGCACCGCATCATCGAGGACGACGAGATCAAGGCGTCCCTCGCCGCGGAGAACCCGTACGCCGAGTGGCTGGAGGCCGGCGAGATCGAGCTGGGCGACCTGCCCGAGCGCGAGCACATCGTGCACACCCACGCCTCGGTCACCCGCCGCCAGCAGACCTTCGGCTACACCGAGGAAGAGCTGCGCGTCATCCTCGCGCCGATGGCCAAGGCCGCCGCCGAGCCGATCGGCTCCATGGGCACCGACAGCCCCATCGCGGCCCTCTCCGAGCGCCCGCGGCTGCTCTTCGACTACTTCACCCAGCTGTTCGCGCAGGTCACCAACCCGCCGCTGGACGCCATCCGCGAGGAACTGGTCACCTCGCTGCGCAGCTCGCTCGGCCCGCAGGGCAACCTGCTGGAGCCCACCGCGGCCTCCTGCCGCAGCGTCGTCCTGCCCTTCCCGGTGATCGACAACGACGAGCTGGCCAAGCTCATCCACATCAACGCCGACGGCGACATGCCCGGCTTCAAGGCCGCGACCCTCTCCGGTCTGTACCGGGTCTCCGGCGGCGGCCAGGCGCTGGCCGCCCGCATCGACGAGATCTGCGCCGAGGCCGACGCCGCCATCGACAACGGCGCCCGGCTGATCGTCCTGTCCGACCGGCACTCCGACGCCGAGCACGCGCCGATCCCGTCGCTGCTGCTCACCGCGGCCGTCCACCACCACCTCATCCGCACCAAGCAGCGCACCCACGTGGGCCTGCTGGTCGAGGCCGGCGACGTCCGCGAGGTCCACCACGTCGCCCTGCTCATCGGCTACGGCGCCGCCGCCGTCAACCCGTACCTGGCGATGGAGTCCGTCGAGGACCTGGTCCGGGCCGGCACCTTCCTGCCCGGCATGGAGTCCGAGCAGGCCATCCGCAACCTGATCTACGCCCTCGGCAAGGGCGTCCTCAAGGTCATGTCCAAGATGGGCATCTCCACCGTCGCCTCCTACCGCGGCGCCCAGGTCTTCGAGGCCGTCGGCCTGGACGAGGGCTTCGTCGAGAAGTACTTCAACGGCACCACCACCAAGATCGGCGGCGTCGGCATCGACGTCATCGCCCGGGAGGTCGCCGCCCGCCACGCCAAGGCCTACCCGGCCTCCGGCATCGCGCCCGCGCACCGCGCGCTGGACATCGGCGGCGAGTACCAGTGGCGCCGCGAGGGCGAACCGCACCTGTTCGACCCGGAGACCGTCTTCCGCCTCCAGCACTCCACGCGCTCGGGCCGCTACGACATCTTCAAGAAGTACACCGACCGCGTGAACGAGCAGTCCGAGCGGCTGATGACGCTGCGCGGCCTGTTCGGCTTCACTTCCGGCCGGGCGCCGATCCCCGTCGAGGAGGTCGAGCCGGTCTCCGAGATCGTCAAGCGCTTCTCCACCGGCGCCATGTCGTACGGCTCCATCTCCCAGGAGGCGCACGAGACCCTCGCCATCGCCATGAACCAGCTGGGCGGCAAGTCCAACACCGGTGAGGGCGGCGAGGACGCCGAGCGCCTGTACGACCCGGCGCGCCGCTCGTCCATCAAGCAGGTCGCCTCCGGCCGCTTCGGCGTGACCAGCGAGTACCTGGTCAACTCCGACGACATCCAGATCAAGATGGCCCAGGGCGCCAAGCCCGGCGAGGGTGGCCAGCTGCCCGGCCACAAGGTGTACCCGTGGGTGGCCAAGACCCGGCACTCGACGCCCGGCGTCGGCCTGATCTCCCCGCCGCCGCACCACGACATCTACTCCATCGAGGACCTGGCCCAGCTGATCCACGACCTCAAGAACGCCAACCCGGCCGCCCGCATCCATGTGAAGCTGGTCTCCGAGGTCGGCGTCGGCACGGTCGCGGCCGGTGTGTCCAAGGCCCACGCGGACGTCGTGCTGATCTCCGGTCACGACGGCGGCACCGGCGCCTCCCCGCTGACCTCGCTCAAGCACGCGGGCGGCCCCTGGGAGCTGGGCCTGGCCGAGACCCAGCAGACCCTGCTGCTCAACGGCCTGCGCGACCGGATCGTCGTCCAGACCGACGGCCAGCTCAAGACCGGCCGCGACGTCGTCATCGCCGCGCTGCTGGGCGCCGAGGAGTTCGGTTTCGCCACCGCGCCGCTCGTCGTCTCCGGCTGCGTCATGATGCGCGTCTGCCACCTGGACACCTGCCCCGTCGGCATCGCCACCCAGAACCCGGTGCTGCGCGACCGCTTCGCCGGCAAGGCCGAGTACGTGGTGAACTTCTTCAAGTTCATCGCCGAGGAGGTCCGCGAACTCCTCGCCGAGCTGGGCTTCCGCTCCATCGAGGAGGCCGTCGGCCACGCCGAGATCCTCGACGTCACCCGCGCCGTCGACCACTGGAAGGCGCAGGGCCTGGACCTGGCACCGCTGTTCCACGTGCCCGAACTGCCCGAGGGCGCCGCCCGCCACCGGGTCACCGCCCAGGACCACGGCCTGGAGAAGGCACTCGACAACGAGCTGATCCGGCTCGCCGCCGATGCCCTGGCCGCCGGCTCCGCGGCCGACGCCCAGCCGGTGCGCGCGCAGGTCGCCATCCGCAACATCAACCGCACCGTCGGCACCATGCTCGGCCACGAGGTGACCAAGAAGTTCGGCGGCGCCGGGCTGCCCGACGACACCGTCGACATCACCTTCACCGGCTCCGCGGGCCAGTCCTTCGGCGCCTTCCTGCCGCGCGGCATCACCCTGCGCCTGGAGGGCGACGCCAACGACTACGTCGGCAAGGGCCTGTCCGGCGGCCGGATCGTCGTCCGCCCCGACCGCGCCGCCGACCACCTCGCCGAGTACAGCGTCATCGCGGGCAACACCCTCGCCTACGGCGCCACCGGCGGCGAGATGTTCCTGCGCGGCCGCACCGGTGAGCGCTTCTGCGTCCGCAACTCCGGCGCGCTGGTCGTCTCCGAGGGCGTGGGCGACCACGGCTGCGAGTACATGACCGGCGGCCACGCGGTGGTCCTCGGCGAGACCGGCCGCAACTTCGCGGCCGGCATGTCCGGCGGCGTCGCCTACGTGATCGACCTGGACCGCGACCACGTCAACGCCGGCAACCTGGACGCCGTCGAGGCGCCGGACGAGACCGACCTGCGGTGGCTGCACGACGCGGTGCGCCGGCACGCCGAGGAGACCGGCTCCACGGTCGCCGCGAAGCTGCTCGCCGACTGGCCGGCCGCCGCCGCCCGCTTCAGCAAGATCATCCCCCGTACGTACAAGGCAGTGCTCGCCGCCAAGGACGCCGCCGAGCGAGACGGTCTGTCCGAGACCGAGATCACCGAGAAGATGATGGAGGCGGCGATCAATGGCTGA